A single region of the Corticium candelabrum chromosome 15, ooCorCand1.1, whole genome shotgun sequence genome encodes:
- the LOC134191129 gene encoding ras-specific guanine nucleotide-releasing factor RalGPS2-like isoform X2, whose product MTTKRQRLVLDDSGKKRSFSDDCASLPVCVVDEPDECHQGVESHRCSSLGDVADPFLSPRIERSRSYDSVVFDFRDVSADDFANQLTLIDLNLFKAISREELACGGWDSRDRKTLTPNVYEFSRRFNNVSFWTVREVLNSESIKVRVSVVKHFVKIAKKLYELNSLHSMMAMVTALQSAPIHRLIQTWRQLPNKEKRIFDKLDRLASVADNRQALRQHVEDSLLPCIPYLGLFTQDLTYLSAMEKQAIGSQENIGGAFAEKIKVILDKIEYFQQSDYPMIEHLPHIEKYLLSVRYIQEFQSFVDEDHFKLSLEREPSRHLQLPGSSTLPRCLEEQSFHQQRLSLPRPASAADGLTSARLVRTRLDLSSLSSDPVDSPTNKTFKPGHRKSRSLGGVTAMLRYPLEDNMVEPMSCLCPVDDNVPLETPITSGDDLSSDSSCDQTWSTTSLPSYATDSGDELMDDSFVSACSQIDYEGYLKRKVIRKMGRKPSTGTKWLGLMKFWATISDGCFLLYSPKRRVKRKSRDEFKCVEHCCVRLHDAIVALNTSKRSKPSFTLTDKYSSVYKFRTQSEEEAKQWVQHVQMAINSFKMPKNLINFDEDVSNGHASSVT is encoded by the exons ATGACGACTAAACGACAACGTCTTGTGTTAGACGACTCTGGCAAAAAGCGTTCATTCTCCGATGACTGTGCGAGCTTGCCCGTGTGTGTCGTCGACGAGCCAGACGAATGTCATCAGGGCGTTGAA AGCCATCGATGTTCTTCGCTGGGTGATGTTGCAGACCCATTTCTTTCACCGCGGATTGAACGTTCACGAAGTTATGATTCAGTTGTGTTCGATTTTCGAGATGTTTCAGCTGACGATTTTGCT AACCAGCTTACTCTCATTGATCTAAATCTATTCAAAGCCATCTCTAGGGAGGAGTTAGCGTGTGGTGGATGGGACTCTAGAGATCGAAAAACTTTAACTCCCAACGTTTATGAGTTTAGCCGCCGTTTTAATAATGTCAGTTTCTGGACAGTTCGAGAAGTGTTGAATTCAGAATCCATCAAGGTTCGGGTATCAGTGGTGAAACATTTTGTGAAGATTGCCAAGAAACTTTATGAGCTGAATAGTCTGCATAGTATGATGGCAATGGTGACTGCTCTACAGAGTGCTCCAATACACAGGCTTATACAAACATGGAGA CAACTTCCTAACAAGGAGAAACGTATATTTGACAAGTTAGACAGGTTGGCTTCAGTAGCAGATAACAG GCAAGCACTAAGACAACACGTGGAAGACAGTCTTCTACCTTGCATACCATATTTGG GTCTCTTTACTCAAGATCTTACGTATCTGTCTGCAATGGAGAAGCAGGCAATCGGTTCTCAAGAAAATATTGGTGGTGCATTTGCAGAGAAGATCAAAGTGATCTTGGATAAAATTGAGTATTTCCAGCAATCAGACTACCCAATGATTGAGCATCTTCCACATATAGAGAAATATTTGCTAAGTGTGAGATACATTCAAGAGTTTCAGTCGTTTGTAGATGAAGATCATTTTAA GCTCTCATTAGAACGTGAACCAAGTAGACACCTCCAGTTGCCAGGATCTTCAACACTTCCACGATGTCTTGAAGAGCAAAGCTTTCATCAGCAGAGATTGTCACTTCCCAGGCCAGCTAGTGCAGCTGATGGACTTACGTCTGCTCGTCTCGTGAGGACAAGGCTGGATTTGAGCAGTTTATCTAGTGATCCTGTAGActcaccaacaaacaaaacatttaaACCTGGCCACAGAAAGTCAAGAAGTTTAGG AGGTGTGACGGCCATGTTGCGCTATCCTCTTGAGGACAATATGGTGGAACCAAT GTCTTGTCTGTGTCCAGTTGATGACAACGTCCCACTAGAAACACCAATTACATCAGGAGATG ATTTGAGTTCAGATAGCAGTTGTGATCAAAC GTGGAGTACAACGAGTTTACCATCATATGCAACAGATAGTGGTGATGAGTTAATGGATGACTCATTTGTGTCAGCTTGTTCTCAGATAGACTATGAGGGTTACCTGAAACGAAAAGTTATTAGGAAAATGGGCAGGAAACCATCAACAGGAACAAAA TGGTTAGGGCTGATGAAGTTCTGGGCCACAATCAGTGATGGCTGTTTCTTATTATACAGTCCCAAGAGGCGAGTCAAACGAAAGAGCAGAGATGAG TTTAAATGTGTTGAACACTGCTGTGTCAGATTACACGATGCAATTGTAGCATTAAACACATCCAAGCGATCAAAGCCATCATTTACCTTGACAGATAAATATT CTTCAGTATATAAGTTCCGGACTCAGTCAGAAGAAGAAGCCAAGCAATGGGTACAACATGTACAGATGGCTATTAACTCATTCAAGATGCCGAAGAATCTCATCAACTTTGATGAAGACGTATCCAATGGACACGCCTCTAGTGTAACGTAA
- the LOC134191129 gene encoding ras-specific guanine nucleotide-releasing factor RalGPS2-like isoform X1, with amino-acid sequence MLLRLHQTMTTKRQRLVLDDSGKKRSFSDDCASLPVCVVDEPDECHQGVESHRCSSLGDVADPFLSPRIERSRSYDSVVFDFRDVSADDFANQLTLIDLNLFKAISREELACGGWDSRDRKTLTPNVYEFSRRFNNVSFWTVREVLNSESIKVRVSVVKHFVKIAKKLYELNSLHSMMAMVTALQSAPIHRLIQTWRQLPNKEKRIFDKLDRLASVADNRQALRQHVEDSLLPCIPYLGLFTQDLTYLSAMEKQAIGSQENIGGAFAEKIKVILDKIEYFQQSDYPMIEHLPHIEKYLLSVRYIQEFQSFVDEDHFKLSLEREPSRHLQLPGSSTLPRCLEEQSFHQQRLSLPRPASAADGLTSARLVRTRLDLSSLSSDPVDSPTNKTFKPGHRKSRSLGGVTAMLRYPLEDNMVEPMSCLCPVDDNVPLETPITSGDDLSSDSSCDQTWSTTSLPSYATDSGDELMDDSFVSACSQIDYEGYLKRKVIRKMGRKPSTGTKWLGLMKFWATISDGCFLLYSPKRRVKRKSRDEFKCVEHCCVRLHDAIVALNTSKRSKPSFTLTDKYSSVYKFRTQSEEEAKQWVQHVQMAINSFKMPKNLINFDEDVSNGHASSVT; translated from the exons ATGTTG CTTCGATTACATCAGACAATGACGACTAAACGACAACGTCTTGTGTTAGACGACTCTGGCAAAAAGCGTTCATTCTCCGATGACTGTGCGAGCTTGCCCGTGTGTGTCGTCGACGAGCCAGACGAATGTCATCAGGGCGTTGAA AGCCATCGATGTTCTTCGCTGGGTGATGTTGCAGACCCATTTCTTTCACCGCGGATTGAACGTTCACGAAGTTATGATTCAGTTGTGTTCGATTTTCGAGATGTTTCAGCTGACGATTTTGCT AACCAGCTTACTCTCATTGATCTAAATCTATTCAAAGCCATCTCTAGGGAGGAGTTAGCGTGTGGTGGATGGGACTCTAGAGATCGAAAAACTTTAACTCCCAACGTTTATGAGTTTAGCCGCCGTTTTAATAATGTCAGTTTCTGGACAGTTCGAGAAGTGTTGAATTCAGAATCCATCAAGGTTCGGGTATCAGTGGTGAAACATTTTGTGAAGATTGCCAAGAAACTTTATGAGCTGAATAGTCTGCATAGTATGATGGCAATGGTGACTGCTCTACAGAGTGCTCCAATACACAGGCTTATACAAACATGGAGA CAACTTCCTAACAAGGAGAAACGTATATTTGACAAGTTAGACAGGTTGGCTTCAGTAGCAGATAACAG GCAAGCACTAAGACAACACGTGGAAGACAGTCTTCTACCTTGCATACCATATTTGG GTCTCTTTACTCAAGATCTTACGTATCTGTCTGCAATGGAGAAGCAGGCAATCGGTTCTCAAGAAAATATTGGTGGTGCATTTGCAGAGAAGATCAAAGTGATCTTGGATAAAATTGAGTATTTCCAGCAATCAGACTACCCAATGATTGAGCATCTTCCACATATAGAGAAATATTTGCTAAGTGTGAGATACATTCAAGAGTTTCAGTCGTTTGTAGATGAAGATCATTTTAA GCTCTCATTAGAACGTGAACCAAGTAGACACCTCCAGTTGCCAGGATCTTCAACACTTCCACGATGTCTTGAAGAGCAAAGCTTTCATCAGCAGAGATTGTCACTTCCCAGGCCAGCTAGTGCAGCTGATGGACTTACGTCTGCTCGTCTCGTGAGGACAAGGCTGGATTTGAGCAGTTTATCTAGTGATCCTGTAGActcaccaacaaacaaaacatttaaACCTGGCCACAGAAAGTCAAGAAGTTTAGG AGGTGTGACGGCCATGTTGCGCTATCCTCTTGAGGACAATATGGTGGAACCAAT GTCTTGTCTGTGTCCAGTTGATGACAACGTCCCACTAGAAACACCAATTACATCAGGAGATG ATTTGAGTTCAGATAGCAGTTGTGATCAAAC GTGGAGTACAACGAGTTTACCATCATATGCAACAGATAGTGGTGATGAGTTAATGGATGACTCATTTGTGTCAGCTTGTTCTCAGATAGACTATGAGGGTTACCTGAAACGAAAAGTTATTAGGAAAATGGGCAGGAAACCATCAACAGGAACAAAA TGGTTAGGGCTGATGAAGTTCTGGGCCACAATCAGTGATGGCTGTTTCTTATTATACAGTCCCAAGAGGCGAGTCAAACGAAAGAGCAGAGATGAG TTTAAATGTGTTGAACACTGCTGTGTCAGATTACACGATGCAATTGTAGCATTAAACACATCCAAGCGATCAAAGCCATCATTTACCTTGACAGATAAATATT CTTCAGTATATAAGTTCCGGACTCAGTCAGAAGAAGAAGCCAAGCAATGGGTACAACATGTACAGATGGCTATTAACTCATTCAAGATGCCGAAGAATCTCATCAACTTTGATGAAGACGTATCCAATGGACACGCCTCTAGTGTAACGTAA